The Arctopsyche grandis isolate Sample6627 chromosome 10, ASM5162203v2, whole genome shotgun sequence genome window below encodes:
- the LOC143918215 gene encoding uncharacterized protein LOC143918215, whose amino-acid sequence MKLCKFHLRYHPPGILLEYLQSGIIKFKTIDLLDFTAKSDVQSIVKSIAQTEQLITENVIDQLNLCINKLKKKLEAEITVGRHFYIYKTLQSHLLPITNVAFNKEGKKCLTASYDRTCKIWNVETGKEEKSLLGHKNVVYSVSYNFPLCDRIVTGSFDKTAKIWDTVTGECLSTLWGHQAEVVSASFSPTNDLVATASMDHTARVFHGSTGQEVSTLLGHSGEIIALNFNRCTGQQIITGSFDGTISIWDIRAKERAGVLKGHDAEISNCVFNWDCRLIGSSSLDKSVRIWDVRKQISLTNIHNHTDEVLDVAFDWCGRRLASVSADCSARIYDACTDFRELAVMIGHKDEISKVSFSPGGTLLLTASADLTARLWNSHNGTCTQVLSGHRGEVFSCAFNYHGDTVITASTDNTCRVWR is encoded by the exons ATGAAGCTTTGTAAATTCCATCTTCGATATCATCCTCCAGGAATATTGTTGGAGTATTTGCAATCcggaattataaaatttaaaacgatAGATTTGTTGGACTTTACTGCTAA atCTGATGTGCAGTCAATTGTGAAGAGTATAGCGCAAACTGAACAATTGATTACAGAAAATGTAATTGATCAACTAAATCTTTGTATAAacaaactgaaaaagaaattggAAGCCGAGATAACAGTTGGAAgacatttttacatttacaaaaCACTGCAAAGTCATCTTTTACCTATAACTAATGTTGCATTCAACAAAGaaggaaaaaa gtgCCTAACTGCTAGTTATGATCGAACGTGTAAAATTTGGAATGTTGAAACTGGAAAAGAAGAGAAATCTTTACTGGGTCATAAAAATGTTGTATACTCTGTTTCATATAATTTTCCACTgtg TGACAGAATCGTTACTGGATCTTTTGATAAAACGGCGAAGATTTGGGATACAGTTACCGGAGAATGTCTTTCGACATTATGGGGACATCAGGCGGAAGTTGTATCTGCAAGTTTTTCACCAACAAATGATTTGGTTGCAACTGCATCTATGGATCATACGGCGAGAGTTTTTCATGGATCTACCG GTCAAGAGGTATCGACATTACTGGGGCATTCTGGCGAAATTATTGCATTGAATTTTAATAGATGTACTGGTCAACAAATTATCACGGGATCTTTTGATGGGACTATATCAATATGGGATATTAGAGCTAAAGA AAGAGCTGGAGTTTTAAAAGGTCACGATGCAGAAATATCAAACTGTGTTTTCAATTGGGATTGCCGTTTAATAGGAAGTAGTTCCCTTGATAAAAGTGTACGGATTTGGGATGTAAGAAAACAAATAAGCTTAACAAACATTCATAATCATACTGATGAA GTTTTGGATGTGGCATTTGACTGGTGTGGAAGACGTTTGGCTTCAGTGTCAGCAGATTGTTCGGCAAGAATTTATGATGCATGTACTGATTTTAGAGAATTAGCGGTAATGATAGGACACAAAGATGAAATTTCAAAA GTTTCTTTTAGTCCTGGGGGTACTTTATTGTTGACTGCTTCCGCTGATTTAACAGCTCGCCTTTGGAATTCTCACAATGGAACCTGCACTCAG gtTCTGTCAGGCCATAGAGGGGAAGTATTTTCATGTGCCTTTAACTATCATGGAGACACTGTGATTACAGCATCGACAGATAACACATGCCGCGTGTGGAGATGA